TCACAGGCCCCTCCCCAAACCATCACTAGGTAAGTGCAGCAACTTCCATCCTGTTTTATCAACTACGTTTATCAGCATAATTTGGTACTCCTACCCCTGCCCACTAAATTAATGACATACTTACAATCAAAGTTATTTTGAAAACATTTTATGCAATTCTGTTGATTATCATCCCAATTTGATCACATGCATTGAATTTAACCATTCATTTTAAACTTAAATACAAACTTCATCTGTTTAAACAAATTTGTTTGAAAATGAGTTATTTTTTCCATGCAGCTCTTGATTTTCTAAATGACTCGGAGAGGGAGTACATTGGGAAAACAGTGTTCGGTCGAGGCGTAAACCTCTCATACAGACAATTTGGACAAATGATATACTATGTGTTTGAGTCTGACGACTTCCCCACCATACCCTTTGTGCAGCGTCTAAACGTCACCAATGTCATAAATGGTCGTCTGGTTAGTCATTGAATATTTGTTTTGATCCACTGCCATGGTTTTGTTTGCTATTTTCGATGTTTTATGTCCTTGTACATTGATTTTATCTAGTAATATCGGTACAATCTGCAGAGAATCCCGTCTGCCGTTGTGAGGCTTCTAAAGATGAACCTGGGATATCTACCTCAAAATGGTGGTATCAGCCTAACAGAGATGTATGATGCAATAGACATGAGCACAACGTACTCCATACGAACCGACGGCAGAATGGAGGTGACCGGTTTTTCAGATTTTGCCCGGGAAGCTCAGTTAAAGGTTGGTTCAATTGTCCTTGTCACAGTTGAAAAGCGGTGGCCAACATTGGGAAACATGAAGCTGCTGCGGATGATAATCAATGACCTTTCCGGATAGAGCGTGGCCGGTGGCTATACTTCCTAGTTCAGTAATTTATGTCTGTTTTTTGAACAGCCTGTACACATCAGTTTTGTTATTTAGTTATGTCATGGTATGTAACTGAGCATATAATTATGTCCAAGAGGACGGTGGTGAAAATTCCCTGTCAAAGAAGGTGAAACACTTACGTGGGTTAGTTTATTTATCTCTGGATAATAATAAAGGGATTCGCGGAATAATAATGGAGGATGAATGGCTGTGGTGAAGTATGTTTCAGAATAGTTTAGTGACGTTGCTAGCTCCGCACGTCAGTAGTATACATATTTGTCACTATGGTGCTCCGCAGAATAGCGTCATGCCAAGTAGTTTGTTGCGATGAGCTCAAGCATACACCTCTGTCAACCGCACAACACTTCTCCTAAAAACCTAATGCCTTCCCCTATGGCTCAGTCACCTTAAACATCCATGCCTTCACATAGGTTCATGTCCGTGCCTCACGTAGCATCGTACATGTGCCTCTAGCTGTGCTACTCGCTGTATAAGTGCGTTTCGCAGCTGCATGCCTACGCCCCTCGTTTCTTCTCGTTGTTTCTGCCCATCTCGTACTTGCAACTATTTCAGACATGACCGTGCCTGTATAACTCTCACGACCGTGCCTCTGCAAGAATAATGACCGTGCTTGTAACAGTGCAGCATTACAGGTGATACATTCAAGACACATTAGGGACCACCTTGCCACTATTTCAGACATGACCATGCCTGTTCCGTCGTCACATTCATGCCTCTCAAAGTTAATTGAAAAACATTCCGGAAAAACAGTAACGGACGCCTATTGTCAATCCTCACGTCACGTACATTGGACGTTCATTCTTTCGTCACAAAAGTAATTGCCGTGCCTCTGCCACAGAACATATGTGTAAACCGATTATTCCTACACTTGTAAAACCCGGAATGCCCTGGATAAATGTCGAATCCCACCTTGCGGCAAAACCATGGAGGCCGGTGCTTCTTAGGAACACATCTGTGGCTTTTTGCGCATGTAGTTGAGTGCACGGCTATTTGTTTGTGCCCGTGCCTCACATAGCACCATAGCACGAATTGACGTCCGTGAACCACGTAACTTCATTTCCGTGCCTGACGTAGCATCGTATCTATGCCTCTGCTTGCGCCTCTAGTTGTATGAGTGCTTCTTGCAGCTGTATATCCACGCCTCTCGTTGCTTCTCGTTCTTTCTGTCCATCTCGTAGCGACAGCTGCAACAGTGCCTCTGAAAAAACACAGCACTGCTCCTACCAGCGAATGTATCACTGAAAAAAATTGCCACTCCCAATGAATGTACCACGCCCGTGTGTCTGAGAGTTAAACCAGCCACTTCAAGCATGCTTCTCTTGGTCAGAGACTTGTGCCTCTACATACTGCCCCTGCATGCCTCACGAGATAAATTGTAAAAGTTAACAACAGAAATCGCCATTGCGCTCCCACTCATTGTTCCCCACGAAAAACAAGGTTGCAGGAGGACCAACTGCTCCAGGCCATGGGATTCATCAAGGAATTCATGGAGGTGCAGGCCCACGGCAACACAAAGTTGCACGTGATCCACACCAACGACTTGCACAAGGCGGCGACCACCATCGAGCAGTACGAGCGACACCTCGAATTCGAGCGCCACAAGATCGTCGGAGTTGATGTGGAGTACACCAACAACGTTGGCGAAGATCAGAAACTAGCCCTCGTCCAGCTctccgacggcaaggatcatccGGTCTTGCTCTTCCAACTGAGCGCCGCCGACAAGAACTGCACCAGGTTCGACAACTTCCTCGCCGACCCCAGATACACGTTTCCTGGCTTCTCCATCGACGGCGACATAGAGATGCTCGGGCACGTCAGACTAGAGATCGCCCACTTCGTCGACATCCAGAAGGAATGGAGGGTGCCTTGGGGATGTCTCAGGCATCATTGTCCACGACTACTACAACAACATGAAGAAGAAGCTCACCAATGCAGAGCACCAGCGCTGGGCGCGCATGCCTCTGTCCATGAGGCACATCGAGTACGAGATATGGAGCCGCCTCACCATCATCCAGGAAGGCCTCCATCGGGCAAAACTCGAGAAGGAGCAGACCAGGAAGCGCGCAAGGTCCTGGGGCGACTACGACTACTGAAGCAGGTGGTCCCGGCCAAGAAAAGTAACTAGAAGATTGCTCGTGCCATTCTAGATTTCCCGTTAGATTTGCTTTCTCTCAAGACTGCCGTTTGCTTGTTCTAAATTTAGATTTGCTTGTGTCGCAGTTAACCTTGTAGTTTGCTTCCAGTTTACATATCTTTTGAACAAGTTTATTTCCAGTGCAATGTTGCAGTTTTCTATTATTAGAATATATTGGCGTGAACTGAAAAATATAAACACAGTACAGATAACCTTGTAGTTTGCTTCCAGTTTACATATCTTCTGAATAGGTTTATTTCCAGTGCAATGTTGCAGTTTTCTATTATTAGAATATATTGGTGTGAACTGAAAAATATAAACACAGTACAAATAACCTTGTAGTTTGCTTCCAGTTTACATATCTTCTGAACAAGTTTATTTCCAGTGCAATGTTGCAGTTTTCTATTATTAGAATATATTGGCGTGAACTGAAAAATATAAACACAGTACAGATAACCTTGTAGTTTGCTTCCAGTTTACATATCTTCTAAACAAGTTTATTTCCAGTGCAATGTTGCAGTTTTCTATTATTAGAATATATTGGCATGAACTGAAAAATATAAACACAGTACAGATACTATACGATTAGCGTAACGCACAGAGCAGGTACACATAGCAATCCACAAAAATGACGAGCATGCAATGCACTAGTACCTTTCTGGATGCAGCGTCGAAATGCAGGGACAACAATTACAGAATGCTCCTAAAAGCAGTGCACAATGTTCCTTCGGTGACATTTTGAATACAGAGGTAGTTAGGTGTTTATTCTCCTTGGAAAACATTGCTTACGCCCGTGACCCTCAGAGAAGAACACTACAGAGGCACGGTTGTCCGTCAATAACACCAACTAGCTACTTAATACACCCACGAAGGCACTTCGGTGCCTCCACTCCTATGGAGACCGTGCATAAATTGACTTCACATCCGTTAATGAGGCCGAATGCCTTCGAAGACACATGAAACTCATAGGCCATGGCCCCGCAATGAAAACGTGTCAATGAAAGCTTCTTGAAAATAGAGGCACACCTTCACGTGCTTCCATCACGATCCTTCGCGTCCCTACCTCCCTATGAACCACGTCCGTGCCTCCAGTTCGTCGGCTAAAACCGTACCTCTGTCATGCGTAACATGTTAAGAAAGTTGCTGAAAACAAAAACATCAGAAAACCGAGCATTACGTCGACCCCGCTGGCACTAAACATGACGTCACCGAAAACGCAGAGGCAGGAGCGTGCCTTAGGGCCAGCTTCCGACGTATCGGGTCTATGAAGATTTACTTCCTTGTTAATATGGGAGGTGACTATCGCAAAAGCATAGGCTCCATCATTCACCTCCGTGCCTCGGCAAGAACGACGACCGTGCTTGTAACTGTAAAGCGTATAAGACACCTTAGGGACGACCTTGCAACTATTTCAGACATGACCGTGCCTATTCCGTCGGCACATTCATGCCTCTCGCagttaattcaaaaatattcCAGGAAAACAGTAACGGACGCCTATTGTCAATCCTCGCGTCACGTACATTCGACGTACATTCCTTCGTCACACAAGTAATAGCCGTGCCTCTGCCACAGAACATATAAGTGAAAAACGATTCTTCCAACACTTGTAAAACTCGGAATGCCCTGGATAAATGTCGAATCCCACCTTGCGGTAAAACCATGGAGGCCGCTGCTTCTCTGAAACACATATGTGGCTTTTTGCGCATGTAGTTGAGTGCACGGCTATTTGTTCGTGCCCGTGCCTCACGTAGCACCATAGCACGAATAGACGTCCGTGCAATCACGTAGCTTCAACTCTGTGCATCACGTAGCATCGTATCTGTGCCTCTTGTTTTGCCTCTAGTTGTATGAGTGCTTTTTGCAGCTGCATGACCACGCCTCTTGTTGCTTCTCGTTCTTTCTGACCATCTCGTAGCGTCAGTTGCAACACGGACACACAACAGTGCCTCTGAAGAAACACATCACTGCTCCTACCAGCGTATGTATCACTGAAAACAATTGCCACTCCCAATAAATGTACCACGCCCGTGTGTCTGAGAGTTAAAGCTGCCACTTGAAGCATGCTTCTCTTGGTCAGAGACTTGTGCCTCTACATATTACCCCTGCATGCCTCACGAGATACGATGGTTGTTAAAAATATAACTGCATGCCTCACGAGATTGTAAAAGTTAACATTTGACAGCAAACTACGAAAGACAACGATCATCCCCACGACTTGCTGGAGATACGACGGTTGTTAAAAATATAACTgctaattttatttttattttttataaagaAAAACCACGACCCAGAACCCACGATGTGCACAACCGCGTCGATAGTGAGATCGTGCACTCCTTTGCCACTTCCCCGCCCTTAAATTTAGACTCCCGCCGCGGCCTTCTCACACACAAAGAACAGAAATCGCCATTGCGCTCCCACTCATTGTTCCCCACGAAAAATCAGATTGCAGGAGGACCAACTGCTCCAGGCCATGGGATTCACCAGGGAATT
This genomic window from Aegilops tauschii subsp. strangulata cultivar AL8/78 chromosome 4, Aet v6.0, whole genome shotgun sequence contains:
- the LOC141022006 gene encoding uncharacterized protein yields the protein MGFIKEFMEVQAHGNTKLHVIHTNDLHKAATTIEQYERHLEFERHKIVGVDVEYTNNVGEDQKLALVQLSDGKDHPVLLFQLSAADKNCTRFDNFLADPRYTFPGFSIDGDIEMLGHVRLEIAHFVDIQKEWRKKLTNAEHQRWARMPLSMRHIEYEIWSRLTIIQEGLHRAKLEKEQTRKRARSWGDYDY